A stretch of the Leopardus geoffroyi isolate Oge1 chromosome B2, O.geoffroyi_Oge1_pat1.0, whole genome shotgun sequence genome encodes the following:
- the DNPH1 gene encoding 2'-deoxynucleoside 5'-phosphate N-hydrolase 1 yields the protein MAAAEAGAREYGEPGQGGRQALYFCGSIRGGREDWALYERIVSRLRRFGAVLTEHVAAKELSARGEEAAGGDSFIHERDLAWLQQADVVVAEVTQPSLGVGYELGRAMALNKRILCLFRPQSGRVLSAMIRGAADGSKFQVLDYEEGQVEAMLDRYFEADPPLAGSCHP from the exons atGGCGGCGGCGGAGGCCGGAGCGCGGGAATACGGGGAGCCGGGCCAGGGGGGCCGCCAGGCCCTGTACTTCTGCGGGAGCATCCGCGGCGGACGCGAGGACTGGGCGCTGTACGAACGGATCGTGTCTCGGCTGCGGCGCTTCGGGGCGGTGCTCACGGAGCACGTGGCGGCCAAGGAGCTGAGCGCGCGCG GGGAAGAGGCTGCTGGAGGTGACAGTTTCATCCATGAGCGGGACCTGGCCTGGCTGCAGCAGGCAGATG tGGTGGTGGCAGAAGTGACCCAACCGTCGTTGGGGGTAGGCTATGAGTTGGGCCGGGCCATGGCCCTCAATAAGCGAATTCTGTGCCTGTTCCGTCCACAATCTGGCCGAG TGCTTTCAGCCATGATCCGGGGAGCGGCAGACGGCTCGAAGTTCCAGGTGTTAGATTATGAAGAGGGACAGGTGGAGGCCATGCTGGATCGATACTTTGAGGCTGACCCTCCTCTAGCAGGCAGCTGTCACCCCTGA